One genomic segment of Sminthopsis crassicaudata isolate SCR6 chromosome 4, ASM4859323v1, whole genome shotgun sequence includes these proteins:
- the GRB7 gene encoding growth factor receptor-bound protein 7 isoform X2: MDLDVSLPDLANSSDDPSPEPGTPPGTPPESDAHLPGELKRSQPLSIQASRKLREEELRASSLPAIPNPFPELCSPPSQSPILGVPSSGRGFLSRDSSGSHVVKVYSEDGASRSVEVTADATARHVCEMLVQRTHALSDESWGLVECHPHLALERGLEDHESVVEVQASWSVGGDSRFVFRKNFAKYELFKSSPHSLFPEVMVSSCLDTNTRMTHEEFIQNFLNAGSCPEIQGFLQLRGSGRKLWKRFYCFLRRSGLYYSTKGTSKDPRHLQYVADVNESNVYLVTQGRKLYGLPTDFGFCVKVRDLTLTPQPLTPDSVLLPNKLRSPKGLRVFCSEDEQSRSCWVAAFRLFKYGMQLYKNYQQMQSRRIRPSWFGPTPLRSVSDNTLVAMDFSGHAGRVIENPREALSAALEEAQAWRKKTNHRYSLPTPCPGSTLSSVIHRSQPWFHGRISREDTQRLIGQQGLVDGVFLVRESQRNPQGFVLSLCHLQKVKHYLILPSEEEGRLYFSMDEGQTRFTDLLQLVEFHQLNRGILPCPLRHCCTRVAL; this comes from the exons ATGGACCTGGATGTATCCTTGCCCGACCTCGCCAACTCCTCAGATGACCCAAGCCCTGAGCCTGGGACCCCTCCTGGAACTCCTCCAGAGTCTGATGCTCATCTTCCTGGGGAACTGAAACGATCCCAGCCCCTTTCCATCCAGGCCAGCAG gaaACTTAGGGAGGAAGAACTTCGAGCCTCATCTCTGCCTGCAATCCCTAACCCTTTTCCTGAGCTCTGCAGCCCGCCTTCTCAGTCACCCATCCTGGGGGTCCCCTCCTCAGGGCGGGGGTTCCTCTCAAGAGATAGCAGTGGCTCCCAT GTGGTGAAAGTGTACAGTGAAGACGGGGCAAGCCGTTCTGTGGAGGTGACGGCAGATGCCACAGCCCGACACGTGTGTGAAATGTTGGTGCAGCGGACACACGCCCTGAGTGACGAGAGCTGGGGGCTGGTTGAGTGTCATCCCCATCTGGCACTGG AGCGGGGGCTGGAGGATCATGAGTCGGTGGTAGAGGTGCAAGCTTCCTGGTCTGTCGGGGGAGATAGTCGTTTTGTCTTTCGAAAAAACTTTGCCAAATATGAACTTTTCAAGAGCTCCCCA CACTCCCTGTTCCCAGAGGTAATGGTCTCCAGTTGTCTAGATACCAACACTCGCATGACCCATGAGGAATTCATCCAG AACTTCCTCAATGCAGGTAGCTGCCCTGAAATCCAGGGTTTCCTCCAGCTTCGGGGATCAGGACGCAAGCTCTGGAAACGTTTCTATTGCTTCCTTCGCCGCTCCGGGCTCTACTATTCCACTAAGGGCACCTCCAAG GACCCCCGGCATCTACAGTATGTGGCTGATGTAAATGAGTCCAATGTGTACCTGGTGACACAGGGCAGAAAGCTCTATGGGCTGCCCACTGATTTTGGCTTTTGTGTCAAGGTGAGAGACTTGACCCTAACACCACAGCCTTTAACACCCGACTCTGTTCTTTTG CCTAATAAACTACGCAGCCCAAAGGGACTTCGTGTCTTCTGCAGTGAAGATGAGCAGAGCCGCAGCTGCTGGGTGGCTGCCTTCCGCCTCTTCAAG TATGGAATGCAGCTTTATAAGAATTACCAGCAGATGCAATCCCGACGAATTCGCCCATCCTGGTTTGGTCCCACACCCCTG aGGAGTGTTTCAGACAATACTCTGGTGGCTATGGACTTCTCTGGTCATGCTGGACGAGTCATTGAGAATCCCAGAGAAGCTCTGAGTGCAGCACTGGAAGAAGCCCAAGCCTGGAGG AAGAAGACAAATCACAGATACAGCCTGCCCACTCCCTGCCCAGGCAGCACCCTCAGCTCAG TCATTCACCGTTCCCAGCCCTGGTTTCATGGGCGCATCTCTCGGGAGGACACCCAGAGGCTTATTGGACAACAGGGCCTGGTTGACGG TGTGTTTCTAGTACGAGAGAGTCAGCGCAACCCCCAAGGCTTTGTCCTTTCCTTGTGTCACTTGCAGAAGGTGAAACACTATCTCATCCTTCCG AGTGAGGAGGAGGGCCGCCTCTACTTCAGCATGGATGAAGGGCAGACACGTTTTACTGACCTCCTGCAGCTGGTGGAATTTCATCAGCTCAACCGGGGCATCCTGCCTTGCCCACTCCGTCACTGCTGCACCCGGGTAGCCCTCTGA
- the GRB7 gene encoding growth factor receptor-bound protein 7 isoform X3 yields MEALGSPSEAGRVPDVMDLDVSLPDLANSSDDPSPEPGTPPGTPPESDAHLPGELKRSQPLSIQASRKLREEELRASSLPAIPNPFPELCSPPSQSPILGVPSSGRGFLSRDSSGSHVVKVYSEDGASRSVEVTADATARHVCEMLVQRTHALSDESWGLVECHPHLALERGLEDHESVVEVQASWSVGGDSRFVFRKNFAKYELFKSSPHSLFPEVMVSSCLDTNTRMTHEEFIQNFLNAGSCPEIQGFLQLRGSGRKLWKRFYCFLRRSGLYYSTKGTSKDPRHLQYVADVNESNVYLVTQGRKLYGLPTDFGFCVKPNKLRSPKGLRVFCSEDEQSRSCWVAAFRLFKYGMQLYKNYQQMQSRRIRPSWFGPTPLRSVSDNTLVAMDFSGHAGRVIENPREALSAALEEAQAWRKKTNHRYSLPTPCPGSTLSSVIHRSQPWFHGRISREDTQRLIGQQGLVDGVFLVRESQRNPQGFVLSLCHLQKVKHYLILPSEEEGRLYFSMDEGQTRFTDLLQLVEFHQLNRGILPCPLRHCCTRVAL; encoded by the exons ATGTCATGGACCTGGATGTATCCTTGCCCGACCTCGCCAACTCCTCAGATGACCCAAGCCCTGAGCCTGGGACCCCTCCTGGAACTCCTCCAGAGTCTGATGCTCATCTTCCTGGGGAACTGAAACGATCCCAGCCCCTTTCCATCCAGGCCAGCAG gaaACTTAGGGAGGAAGAACTTCGAGCCTCATCTCTGCCTGCAATCCCTAACCCTTTTCCTGAGCTCTGCAGCCCGCCTTCTCAGTCACCCATCCTGGGGGTCCCCTCCTCAGGGCGGGGGTTCCTCTCAAGAGATAGCAGTGGCTCCCAT GTGGTGAAAGTGTACAGTGAAGACGGGGCAAGCCGTTCTGTGGAGGTGACGGCAGATGCCACAGCCCGACACGTGTGTGAAATGTTGGTGCAGCGGACACACGCCCTGAGTGACGAGAGCTGGGGGCTGGTTGAGTGTCATCCCCATCTGGCACTGG AGCGGGGGCTGGAGGATCATGAGTCGGTGGTAGAGGTGCAAGCTTCCTGGTCTGTCGGGGGAGATAGTCGTTTTGTCTTTCGAAAAAACTTTGCCAAATATGAACTTTTCAAGAGCTCCCCA CACTCCCTGTTCCCAGAGGTAATGGTCTCCAGTTGTCTAGATACCAACACTCGCATGACCCATGAGGAATTCATCCAG AACTTCCTCAATGCAGGTAGCTGCCCTGAAATCCAGGGTTTCCTCCAGCTTCGGGGATCAGGACGCAAGCTCTGGAAACGTTTCTATTGCTTCCTTCGCCGCTCCGGGCTCTACTATTCCACTAAGGGCACCTCCAAG GACCCCCGGCATCTACAGTATGTGGCTGATGTAAATGAGTCCAATGTGTACCTGGTGACACAGGGCAGAAAGCTCTATGGGCTGCCCACTGATTTTGGCTTTTGTGTCAAG CCTAATAAACTACGCAGCCCAAAGGGACTTCGTGTCTTCTGCAGTGAAGATGAGCAGAGCCGCAGCTGCTGGGTGGCTGCCTTCCGCCTCTTCAAG TATGGAATGCAGCTTTATAAGAATTACCAGCAGATGCAATCCCGACGAATTCGCCCATCCTGGTTTGGTCCCACACCCCTG aGGAGTGTTTCAGACAATACTCTGGTGGCTATGGACTTCTCTGGTCATGCTGGACGAGTCATTGAGAATCCCAGAGAAGCTCTGAGTGCAGCACTGGAAGAAGCCCAAGCCTGGAGG AAGAAGACAAATCACAGATACAGCCTGCCCACTCCCTGCCCAGGCAGCACCCTCAGCTCAG TCATTCACCGTTCCCAGCCCTGGTTTCATGGGCGCATCTCTCGGGAGGACACCCAGAGGCTTATTGGACAACAGGGCCTGGTTGACGG TGTGTTTCTAGTACGAGAGAGTCAGCGCAACCCCCAAGGCTTTGTCCTTTCCTTGTGTCACTTGCAGAAGGTGAAACACTATCTCATCCTTCCG AGTGAGGAGGAGGGCCGCCTCTACTTCAGCATGGATGAAGGGCAGACACGTTTTACTGACCTCCTGCAGCTGGTGGAATTTCATCAGCTCAACCGGGGCATCCTGCCTTGCCCACTCCGTCACTGCTGCACCCGGGTAGCCCTCTGA
- the GRB7 gene encoding growth factor receptor-bound protein 7 isoform X1, which yields MRMYSDGSGYLQHREELIQFQLISDGQNQLHPEKEHWEMSINYVMDLDVSLPDLANSSDDPSPEPGTPPGTPPESDAHLPGELKRSQPLSIQASRKLREEELRASSLPAIPNPFPELCSPPSQSPILGVPSSGRGFLSRDSSGSHVVKVYSEDGASRSVEVTADATARHVCEMLVQRTHALSDESWGLVECHPHLALERGLEDHESVVEVQASWSVGGDSRFVFRKNFAKYELFKSSPHSLFPEVMVSSCLDTNTRMTHEEFIQNFLNAGSCPEIQGFLQLRGSGRKLWKRFYCFLRRSGLYYSTKGTSKDPRHLQYVADVNESNVYLVTQGRKLYGLPTDFGFCVKPNKLRSPKGLRVFCSEDEQSRSCWVAAFRLFKYGMQLYKNYQQMQSRRIRPSWFGPTPLRSVSDNTLVAMDFSGHAGRVIENPREALSAALEEAQAWRKKTNHRYSLPTPCPGSTLSSVIHRSQPWFHGRISREDTQRLIGQQGLVDGVFLVRESQRNPQGFVLSLCHLQKVKHYLILPSEEEGRLYFSMDEGQTRFTDLLQLVEFHQLNRGILPCPLRHCCTRVAL from the exons ATGTCATGGACCTGGATGTATCCTTGCCCGACCTCGCCAACTCCTCAGATGACCCAAGCCCTGAGCCTGGGACCCCTCCTGGAACTCCTCCAGAGTCTGATGCTCATCTTCCTGGGGAACTGAAACGATCCCAGCCCCTTTCCATCCAGGCCAGCAG gaaACTTAGGGAGGAAGAACTTCGAGCCTCATCTCTGCCTGCAATCCCTAACCCTTTTCCTGAGCTCTGCAGCCCGCCTTCTCAGTCACCCATCCTGGGGGTCCCCTCCTCAGGGCGGGGGTTCCTCTCAAGAGATAGCAGTGGCTCCCAT GTGGTGAAAGTGTACAGTGAAGACGGGGCAAGCCGTTCTGTGGAGGTGACGGCAGATGCCACAGCCCGACACGTGTGTGAAATGTTGGTGCAGCGGACACACGCCCTGAGTGACGAGAGCTGGGGGCTGGTTGAGTGTCATCCCCATCTGGCACTGG AGCGGGGGCTGGAGGATCATGAGTCGGTGGTAGAGGTGCAAGCTTCCTGGTCTGTCGGGGGAGATAGTCGTTTTGTCTTTCGAAAAAACTTTGCCAAATATGAACTTTTCAAGAGCTCCCCA CACTCCCTGTTCCCAGAGGTAATGGTCTCCAGTTGTCTAGATACCAACACTCGCATGACCCATGAGGAATTCATCCAG AACTTCCTCAATGCAGGTAGCTGCCCTGAAATCCAGGGTTTCCTCCAGCTTCGGGGATCAGGACGCAAGCTCTGGAAACGTTTCTATTGCTTCCTTCGCCGCTCCGGGCTCTACTATTCCACTAAGGGCACCTCCAAG GACCCCCGGCATCTACAGTATGTGGCTGATGTAAATGAGTCCAATGTGTACCTGGTGACACAGGGCAGAAAGCTCTATGGGCTGCCCACTGATTTTGGCTTTTGTGTCAAG CCTAATAAACTACGCAGCCCAAAGGGACTTCGTGTCTTCTGCAGTGAAGATGAGCAGAGCCGCAGCTGCTGGGTGGCTGCCTTCCGCCTCTTCAAG TATGGAATGCAGCTTTATAAGAATTACCAGCAGATGCAATCCCGACGAATTCGCCCATCCTGGTTTGGTCCCACACCCCTG aGGAGTGTTTCAGACAATACTCTGGTGGCTATGGACTTCTCTGGTCATGCTGGACGAGTCATTGAGAATCCCAGAGAAGCTCTGAGTGCAGCACTGGAAGAAGCCCAAGCCTGGAGG AAGAAGACAAATCACAGATACAGCCTGCCCACTCCCTGCCCAGGCAGCACCCTCAGCTCAG TCATTCACCGTTCCCAGCCCTGGTTTCATGGGCGCATCTCTCGGGAGGACACCCAGAGGCTTATTGGACAACAGGGCCTGGTTGACGG TGTGTTTCTAGTACGAGAGAGTCAGCGCAACCCCCAAGGCTTTGTCCTTTCCTTGTGTCACTTGCAGAAGGTGAAACACTATCTCATCCTTCCG AGTGAGGAGGAGGGCCGCCTCTACTTCAGCATGGATGAAGGGCAGACACGTTTTACTGACCTCCTGCAGCTGGTGGAATTTCATCAGCTCAACCGGGGCATCCTGCCTTGCCCACTCCGTCACTGCTGCACCCGGGTAGCCCTCTGA
- the GRB7 gene encoding growth factor receptor-bound protein 7 isoform X4 has protein sequence MDLDVSLPDLANSSDDPSPEPGTPPGTPPESDAHLPGELKRSQPLSIQASRKLREEELRASSLPAIPNPFPELCSPPSQSPILGVPSSGRGFLSRDSSGSHVVKVYSEDGASRSVEVTADATARHVCEMLVQRTHALSDESWGLVECHPHLALERGLEDHESVVEVQASWSVGGDSRFVFRKNFAKYELFKSSPHSLFPEVMVSSCLDTNTRMTHEEFIQNFLNAGSCPEIQGFLQLRGSGRKLWKRFYCFLRRSGLYYSTKGTSKDPRHLQYVADVNESNVYLVTQGRKLYGLPTDFGFCVKPNKLRSPKGLRVFCSEDEQSRSCWVAAFRLFKYGMQLYKNYQQMQSRRIRPSWFGPTPLRSVSDNTLVAMDFSGHAGRVIENPREALSAALEEAQAWRKKTNHRYSLPTPCPGSTLSSVIHRSQPWFHGRISREDTQRLIGQQGLVDGVFLVRESQRNPQGFVLSLCHLQKVKHYLILPSEEEGRLYFSMDEGQTRFTDLLQLVEFHQLNRGILPCPLRHCCTRVAL, from the exons ATGGACCTGGATGTATCCTTGCCCGACCTCGCCAACTCCTCAGATGACCCAAGCCCTGAGCCTGGGACCCCTCCTGGAACTCCTCCAGAGTCTGATGCTCATCTTCCTGGGGAACTGAAACGATCCCAGCCCCTTTCCATCCAGGCCAGCAG gaaACTTAGGGAGGAAGAACTTCGAGCCTCATCTCTGCCTGCAATCCCTAACCCTTTTCCTGAGCTCTGCAGCCCGCCTTCTCAGTCACCCATCCTGGGGGTCCCCTCCTCAGGGCGGGGGTTCCTCTCAAGAGATAGCAGTGGCTCCCAT GTGGTGAAAGTGTACAGTGAAGACGGGGCAAGCCGTTCTGTGGAGGTGACGGCAGATGCCACAGCCCGACACGTGTGTGAAATGTTGGTGCAGCGGACACACGCCCTGAGTGACGAGAGCTGGGGGCTGGTTGAGTGTCATCCCCATCTGGCACTGG AGCGGGGGCTGGAGGATCATGAGTCGGTGGTAGAGGTGCAAGCTTCCTGGTCTGTCGGGGGAGATAGTCGTTTTGTCTTTCGAAAAAACTTTGCCAAATATGAACTTTTCAAGAGCTCCCCA CACTCCCTGTTCCCAGAGGTAATGGTCTCCAGTTGTCTAGATACCAACACTCGCATGACCCATGAGGAATTCATCCAG AACTTCCTCAATGCAGGTAGCTGCCCTGAAATCCAGGGTTTCCTCCAGCTTCGGGGATCAGGACGCAAGCTCTGGAAACGTTTCTATTGCTTCCTTCGCCGCTCCGGGCTCTACTATTCCACTAAGGGCACCTCCAAG GACCCCCGGCATCTACAGTATGTGGCTGATGTAAATGAGTCCAATGTGTACCTGGTGACACAGGGCAGAAAGCTCTATGGGCTGCCCACTGATTTTGGCTTTTGTGTCAAG CCTAATAAACTACGCAGCCCAAAGGGACTTCGTGTCTTCTGCAGTGAAGATGAGCAGAGCCGCAGCTGCTGGGTGGCTGCCTTCCGCCTCTTCAAG TATGGAATGCAGCTTTATAAGAATTACCAGCAGATGCAATCCCGACGAATTCGCCCATCCTGGTTTGGTCCCACACCCCTG aGGAGTGTTTCAGACAATACTCTGGTGGCTATGGACTTCTCTGGTCATGCTGGACGAGTCATTGAGAATCCCAGAGAAGCTCTGAGTGCAGCACTGGAAGAAGCCCAAGCCTGGAGG AAGAAGACAAATCACAGATACAGCCTGCCCACTCCCTGCCCAGGCAGCACCCTCAGCTCAG TCATTCACCGTTCCCAGCCCTGGTTTCATGGGCGCATCTCTCGGGAGGACACCCAGAGGCTTATTGGACAACAGGGCCTGGTTGACGG TGTGTTTCTAGTACGAGAGAGTCAGCGCAACCCCCAAGGCTTTGTCCTTTCCTTGTGTCACTTGCAGAAGGTGAAACACTATCTCATCCTTCCG AGTGAGGAGGAGGGCCGCCTCTACTTCAGCATGGATGAAGGGCAGACACGTTTTACTGACCTCCTGCAGCTGGTGGAATTTCATCAGCTCAACCGGGGCATCCTGCCTTGCCCACTCCGTCACTGCTGCACCCGGGTAGCCCTCTGA